The DNA sequence GATTGAACATCGACGTTGACAAAAGCAACAATGAAATACTCAGCTATCGTCGCCTCGGCTCTGGCATTTGCATCTGTTGCTGCCGCTTCAGAGGATGCAGTCTGCACGAAAGAATGCAACTTTTCCCCGCCCACCTGTCCAGCTGGTTTAGCTCCAGGGGGGGTCCTGGATGCTGGGGAAATGTAGGCTGCTGCGATGTTCGAGACCCAGAGCGCAAGATGGCCTGCACATACATTTGTGCAAATGGCCCACCGTCATGCACGGGAGATACTTTTGCGTTCGCAAGCGCCGAAGGAGCATGCTGGAGTTGCTGCCGGTACCTGTAAAAATTGCCAGCTCGGATTGCAGTTCAAAATTGCAGTACTATTTTCGCTTCAGAGGATGActctttaaattgacaaatatATCATAAAAAATTTTGCAACACATTGAACGGACAAACCTTAGTGACGCCTAAATTCCTTCGATTCAGACAAAAGGATAGAAGGTCATTCATTCAGCACAAATGAAGACTTTGGGCAGGTTGGGCATGGCCGCATGTTTCAGTGAATCAATGTAAGTCAGCCACCTTACTATGCTACCGTTAATATGTTATATATATACTGTCAGTGATTAAGAAACATATCGTTTCTTATTAATCAGTTCTTTTGCCTTACTATTCCTATGGCCGTGGACGGTAAAAgcgaaaaaagaaatgacCATACTCTCAGACCTGAGAGATATTTTTAGCATCTATGAGCTAGATTCCAGTCGGAGTAAAATCCGGAAGGCTGCATGTATTAGGAGAACTGTGTACAGATGCGTTTGAATACTTCTTACCCTCCACGCACAGAGTAGGTGCTAGAGTTGTTGTGCATATTTGTATCTATTACTTCCCCAAGTACATTACAGTTTAAAGTTGGGAGTATATACTTCAGGGAAAAACACTTGGAATAGATTGAAAGCTGTATATCACCTGAACAGGGGCGTTGATAATAGGCGCCGGTGGTAGTTATGACATCATTCTCAACGTGTTGACCATAATGAGGCAGTAACATTCATGTCTGCAGTATTTCTACAAGTTTCTTTTACTATCTTCCTCGTAGAGGTTGTGAAAAGGGACACTGGTATCCATCGCTTCTTGTTAAAAAACGAGCTAATAGGAGTAAATCATAAATGTGCAAGCAATGGAAAACCAGGTTTGTCAAGGCAGAGGTATTCGGGACGGTGAATGGTAAAAAAGTCAGGATTTTGACATTAGATTCAGCAGAATGCGTTCGTGGCGTATGATCCGCCTTCGATTATGACGTGTATACATAATGTGACCCTGACCAAACCGACTTCTGTGTTCCGACTGGTCTCGAATGCGACGGACAAGTTACATAAAGAATATTAAATAGATCATTGACCTATTGGATGACTTTAATTACACCGTCAAAACTCCAAAAAGAACGATTAATTTGCTATGCCAGTACCTGGCATGCTCTAGGTAGAATCTTGCTGCGTTCACACGGGGTGCCATTTTCGCACGGGGTGACGATCAAAACACTGGTGGATCACGTGTGCTTAAGCATTTTGGGTCCCCACCAGTACAAAGGGGAGCAAGCTCCCCAATAACATATATTCAGGGAAATTTGTATCATAGTGGCCACTGGATATGGATTGAACTGATGTTTCTGAAAGAATACCTAAGCGCTTagacttggaagttggaaACTGTGCAAATTCCCCAGCATGTGCGTCCCATCTTTATTCGGGTCATCTGTGTTCTAATGTACCAAAATTATCGTCTAGAAGCTTATGGCATTGCATTTTATCATTATGTATTTGCGGTGAGCCGAAAATCCATTGAGCTTAGACGTAAAGGAAGTAAATAATAGGGGCACCACGCAACATAAAAGGCTGGAGGAAGGCGACTGTATGCCCCAGTCTTGACCTCAAGTACTGCCCGCACCGGTGAGTCCATATCCCAGAATTTTACTCATCAATTTCAAGATCGATGCTGACACACTCACATAAGAATTCGCGTCGACGTTTATCGAAGCAACAATGAAATACTCAGCTATCGTCGTCTCGGTTCTTGCCTTTGCCTCTGTTGCAATAGCTTCAGAGGAGGCTAAAGAAAATCTCTGCATTTCTCAATGCCAACAGCCTTCTCCGCCGGTCTGCGCCCCAGGTTTGGCTCCCCAGGGGAGTGCTGGATGCTGGAACAATGTAGATTGCTGCGATGTCCCTGACCCCAATCAAATTGCATGCATGCAGCACTGTGCAGATAGTCCACCCGAATGTAGTGGGGACAAGTTTCCGTTCGCCCCATCCGAAGGAGAATGCTGGCGCTGCTGCTGGCACCTGTGAAGTTGACTAGCCTTCGTGATTCAAAGTTTTAGTTTAACCTTGTTTCAAAATATCCATAATTCTTCAAATTCGCTAATTTCCGTATCCCAAACGTCTCCTTACCCGAATTTACCTTGCACATCGAAAATGCAGCTAAAGGAATGGATTGACATTGCATGTGGAATGAAAGTAGGCAAGACGAGAACGTGAATTACCACAATCTGTCATGTAACCAACCGGAAGGCCAAGGTGACATTTAGCCCTTTGGCTGGAAGTCGTACCGAACGTCGTTCGTTGTTCCGAGTCACTTGTATTGAATATGACGGTAAAAATGGTTCTTGGACAGAGAATAGATGGTTACCCATGGCATGACTTGGAGTTGGAGGTTCTTCGTAGACATAAGCCTAGATATGTTAGCCTAAGCTATATCATTCACCGCCGTAACAGCGATTTTCAATGAAACTTGATATTTTCGGAGTATTCACGGTGCACCACTGGGTGTGGCCAAACACAATGCCCTGCTGAAAGATGTAGTACAAATTGTCATTGGGGTCATATGACTGAGCATCTTACTCTCTAGAATCCTTAGGGCCTTGGGATAGTCGCGTGAAGTAGTTCAATCTCGTCGAACTCAAGGGACCTAGAAAATCGGACGCAAAATGCGGGGAATTATTGTTGAGATGTCATCTCGGCCAATTGAACATAAAAGACCAAAGGATCGTATGTGTATGCCCTAGTCCTCGACCTCAAGTACAACCTACATCGGTAAGTGCACATTTCACATTCAAGTTATCGCACGACAACGCTCACATTTCCGTTCCGGTGAGAAATTTAAAGACATCGACGTTTAACCAAGCATCAATGAAGCACTCAGCTCTCGTCGTCTCAGTTCTGGCCTTCGTTTCGGGTGCAGCAGCTTCAGAAAGGATTTGCACTCTTGAGTGCAATCTCTCCCCGCCAATCTGCCCGGCAGGTTTGGCTCCCATCGGTGGTCCTGGATGCTGGGGAAATGAAAGGTGCTGCAATGTTCCTAGCCCCACCCGCAAAATGGCCTGTACACGGATTTGTGAGCCTGGCCCCCCGAAGTGCGGTGGAGATACATTTGCGTTCTCCGCTTCCAAGGGAGGATGTTGGAGTTGCTGTTGGTACCTGTAAAAATCGTCAAGTCACCATGGCGGATCGAAGTTACAGTACTTTGGCCTCAGAGTTTTAGTCTTTAAATTCAAAGTACACCAAAGATATGTCTACTACTCACCAAATTTGCAACATTTCAAATAGTCCAAAGACCAGTGCCGACGAAGCTCCCCTCCGATTCGGACGGGAGTATATAGGATTCAGAAAGAATCCAAACTTGAGGTGCGACCGAAAGATTTAATCATCCAAAGTGAGCAGAAATGATACAGCGTATCGATCGCAGGTCTCGAAGGACATAATTGAAGAGAGGGGAAAAGTCTGAAGAGATTGGCCCGCGTTTGTACCCCTGTATTTATTGAAGATCAGCCTCCTTAATAATTCATTTTACAGTCCTGCGGTTGAAAAAGTTAGGGGTTCAAGCTTTTTAAAGGATGTATATCACCCAACAGACGTGATAGATAACAAAGAAGGGGCACAACGAATTCCTGAGCAATGAGAAGATGATCCAGTAGAGACAAGCCAAGAAACTTTCGAGAACCCAGAAAACGAGGCACAGAGATAGTCTGTACGCCAAGTTACGTAAGTAGTCGTAGATGAGGTGAGTATTATATGGCCGTCCCTGTCGCTTAATAGGTCAAGCAAAGGAACAAAGGATGCGTGCAAgtgaaaagggagagaaaaaCAAGAAGGGCAAGACCACGCGTCTGTTACGTAATCACTAGGCAACCGTGGATTAATTTCCCTTTTGAAGCATATGAGTTGGACGTgccagcatctctttctttccacctccacctttCTTTTGCACCCTTTTTCCACTCTTGCCTTTTTTCTCTTGCTTTCCTGCGAAATGGCCTCGAGATCTGCCCAACGTAAACCATATAGCGTGCGTAGTCGTTTACTATCAGTTCTGGAGACATGATATTGAACCTCACATGCACGGCCTTCAGCGTCCTGCAGCGCGAGCTGATGGTCAATGGTTACACGACAAAGCTCCGACGGGCCCTGCAAAAGGAAGGGTGGCTATCAATCGCGTAGCTCCTCCACCAACGGGCccagcggcagcagcggcggcaGGCATCAACAACAAGCTGCTAGTCTCCAACTTGCACTACGAAATCACCCCGAAGGACCTTACTGTATGTGTTACAATAACTTCTTCAACGGGTCTCATGAGCTAATTCTCCTCGACCATATCTATCTCTTTAGTCTGTGTTTGGGCAAATAGGCACGCTCATTCGCGAGCCTCTACTTAGGGTACGACAAGCCACCGAGTTTCACCTCATTTAAGAGAACACAAAGCCAATCAATCGACCCTTCTCTACCCTCTTCACGCTTATATTCCATTTTGGTCCTCAAATATTATATGGAACTCGCCAACAAATTCGACTCACGATGCAACAGTACGACCGCAGCGGCCGTTCAAGTGGTACAGCAATCATCTCGTTCGAAACGGCCCTCGAAGCAACGCGCGCGAAGAAGCAATTTGACGGATATTTGGCGAAGGGTAAACTTCACATTCAACTTGATTGCTTTTTGCTTGCCTTTTCCCTCGAGTTCGACCCCCTGTCCTTCATGTCCCAATGTTTTCCAATCCATCTTCCCCTTGATCGTTCCATTTTGTGGTATGCTAATATTTCTTTGGTAGGCCAGCCGATGTCTATCGCATTCGACACGACACCTCCGCCTCGTGCACCTCGTGCATCTCGCCGGGCAGTCAGCGCTCCGACAACGAAGTCCCTCCTCAACAGGATAGAGAAGCCACCGCTCGCAGAACGCCTCGCGCCAGCAGATGATTCAGCCATCAAAACACCCTCGGCTCCGTACGGTTTAATTTCATCTCGTAAAAAAATTGCATAATCCGACTAATTTCTGTTTCCATttctaaaaaaaaattcttcGACTGTTTATAGACGTGCGTTCACTGGAGCAGTCAGGACTAAAGCTGGCCGTGGATCGGCATCCCGCGGCCCAGCATCGACGGCTACTGGGCGTGCGCCGAAAGGTCCCAAGAAACCTAAAACGGCTGAAGAACTCGACAAGGAGTTGGACGCTTTCATGGGCGACGCTGATCCCGCCGACACGAATACAGCTGCCACTTCCACCATCGAACCCACCAAAGACGTAGACATGGTTTAGGAAACGGCTCGACAACCGGCTTTGGGTTAGACCCTTACAATGATACGTCTTGCAAACTGCATAtttctttgtgtgttttAACTCCCTACTTAAATTCTTCGATGTTTTCTTAACACACCATTCAACTTTCCTCTGAATAATACTCGCAATACACCTACATACCGTTACCCCACTTTTTTAAACCTTGCCAAATCGTTATGCTTTTATAGTGTCTCTCATCGCTCGTTCCTCGCTATATACACCCTGTCACCCCCCAAGAATCACAGTTAATTTCAGTCGCTCGTCCTTTTCTTTGGcacttttattcttctcACTAAAACCATTAAATCTCTTGTCACATCTTCCTGCGCTGTATTGTCCCTGTAATTTGGTTGTTCGCAGTAAACCATTTGTTTGTGATGCCCTATTCACTGTACCCTCATCATCCAAAGAGTCTGTCTGGTCTAAGGAGCGCCATTGATAGAAATCCTCCTATCTCCCCACGTTTCCTGAATTTAACTCTAAGCATGGAAGGTGACATCCCAGCCCCTCACACAGCCATCAAACCCAGCCGACACCAGCTTACCGCCTTTACCCACCCCACCATCGACCCAGAGGACGCCATTGACACCCCCAGGTCCCGCATTCTTGATTGGGATGTTCTTCATCAGCTTTGCCACGCTCCAAACGTACACGTGCGTGTCGAGCGAGCCGGACGCGCAGTGCGCAGAGTCCGCGGTCCAGGAGAGAGAGTTGATCCGGGCGGTATGGTGGGCCCAGCGCGAGGTGACCAGCTGCAAGTGTACGATTGTCAAGCGAGATGAAATGAAGAGGTTTGCCATGGAAGAAAGAATGAAAGATGGGTAGACGTCAGTGATCGTCGCATGCATATAGCGAATGGAACAGGGGCGTTACCTTGCGTTCTTTTGGATCGAACAAAATCAATTTACCAGACGACTACAGCAATAATTGTCAGTGGTAAGCCTGTTTTTGAGTAAGCAGAAAATGAGCACCCACATCGCCTGATGCCAGGTACTTCCCGTCAGGCGAGAAGGCAAGAGCAGAGACAGCTCCTTGGTTGCCTTCAAGCACCGCGACTTCTTTAAGGGTTTTCCCATCCCATTCGTTCAGGCGCACTTTGCGATCCTAACAGAATGATTTAGTTGTGTTTTTCTTGATAAAACATCCATAATAAGTGTATCCGAACCTCTCCACCGATAGCGACCAGAGTTCCTGAAGCACCGACCGCGCTGGGTTCGAAAGATGTTTTCTGCTCAAATACCTTCTGATTGGAGCGGAACGCCTCAACTTTGCCGATCTCAGCGACAAATACAGAAGCGTCTCCAGCGACAGCAATGGACTTTGGTTGAGCGCCGGTTGGTGCTGAAGCAGGGCTAATGAAAAATTGGCCATCAGAAGAAATAATCAAGGATAAAACTGCTAAGGAAGCAAGCGGGATGGAACTCACACAAAGCTCGTTCCAGATGGTGAAATCTCACGTACGAGATCGTCAAAGCCGATGGAATAGGTCGTCCCATCTGTGCTGGAAGTAGCCAAACCAGAAACATGGTTGGAGTGGCTCTCTCCCTCGAGAACTCTGGTTTCTTGTGTCGATGACGAATTGGAGTACACACGACCATCAGCGGAGCCAGTCAAGAATGTGCCGGATGACGATGGTGCAATTGCTGTGATAGATTTCTGAGGGGCCTGTATAAAAAGGTATCGATTTGTTGCGGAATCTTGGAAGACAATCGTGTAGATAATGACGTACACTAAGAACGCGAACGGGTTTGTCTCCTGTCCTGGGATCGAAAACGTTAAGATCGCCGGACATCGAAAGCGACACCAGATCGCTCGTTCCACTCCAAGTGTTACCCATCTGTTGATGGCTGACTCCGGACCCGACAGTCCAAGTGGTTACTGCTTTCTGCGCTTGGGCATCCCCTGATTGACAGTGTATTAGAATCGAAGATAATATGACGATTTGATCTCACATAGTTTCACAGTGCAATCTGCAGAGGAAGTGAAAAAGTTTTTGCTGTCTGGGCTCCAAGAGCAGGCCATCTAGCGCAGAACGTAAACAATCTTTCATAAATAAAGGATATCCAACTTACGATTGTGCCTTTATGAGGGCTATCAGTGAATTCTGCGACGGTGTCTCCAGTTTTTCCGTCGTAGAGGAAGATCTTAGCATCTGAACCAACACTAGCAAAGTGGTCACCGGATGGCGCATACTGTACATCCTGAACAAATTTGGTGTGGGTTTTGATCGTCTAGACGGTCATGTCTGTCAGCAAAAGAACATACATTGTGCTAACAACCACACCTTTTCGTACTTGTAAGGTGCTCCGCTGTGGAAAACGATCACATTGTCATCACCAGCGGTCGCTGCTCGGAAAGGTCTCTGATGCCTGATGGACACTGCGTTGATAGGCTGGACTGGGATCAGCACGTACGCACATTTGACTAGACAGTTTAAACACACCTTTGAGTGGCCAATAATCTCTCCAGTAGATGAACCAGTGTCCATCATGAACGCATAGCCAAATCTGACATCCAAGGAGCTCAGAACATCTCATACGCGCATGGGCATGGTTATTTTTTTACTGACTTCTCCTTGCCATCTCCTACAGCAATAATTCGCTTGCTTTCTCCGTCCCAGGACAGATCGTTTCTACAAAATATTATCAGATATTCCAGTCATCAGAATGACGAGATCAGAAAAACGCACACTCTTCCAGAGATGACCTTATACTCTCCTTTTAGAACCTGATCTTCCCCTACAGTATCCCACACGTTCACTTATCGTAAAGACGATACCCAGATCAGCGACAAACCCTCTCAAAGTCCAACGCGCAAAACGTAAATGCCCACCTTTACCAGTGATATCCGCAGATGCACAGTAGTACCCCGAGGGAGAGAGCCGTGCGACAGTCGCATTCTGGATATGGCCAGAGTACGATGTCGTAATTCCTGGATTCTGTCGTGCGATCTCTTTGAGTTGCGAGAAACGAGGGGCAAAGGATTGGAGATTGAAAGCAATCTTTCACCAGACCTTGAGATCGCGGATCTGGGTGTATCATAAGTAATCTGCAGAGAGATAATTGATATATAGACCCTGCTCACCAACACAGTTCTTCCAGAGGTGTACACAACCTTGTCCTTCCCTGAACTAAGCTTCGTCGATGCCCCTCGTACAGTCACAGGATTTGGGGGATATAACCCTAATTTCTTGTATGACATATCGTTATCGGGTAAGTTCTGAAGTTATCGAGAAAGGTATATGCAGATGAATGGTATCAGAGACTGCGGTTTGGCAGTCCAAGTGGTCAATCTTAAGGATTGTTGCTGCGCGACCGTGACGCGACCGCTCATAGGGGTTGCCTCCTTCAAAACCAATTACCCGATATAGAATAATTTTGCTCCCACGATTCCGCCGAGCCCAAAGTGCGTCCCTCAAATCCGGGCAGCGAGAGGCAAGCTCTGTCGAGACAGATGAATGATGCGTGCAACCCGCAACCCGCAATCCGTCGCAACGCACACACGCGCGCCGAAGCCTGAGATACACCTGAGATTCAGGTAACGCACTCAGTGAATATGAAATTGCATTTACCCCCATCAGAACTTGCAGGGAAACCTCGAGATCGGACCATGGTTCGGTTCAGAGTTTTCAATTGGCACGTATGTATGTATTCGACAAATGAGCAATCCGTGTGGGCGCAAGTGTATCCAAACAACCGACGCATTTCGCCGGATCTCGTGCCTGCAAGTTGCAACGACACGAACATGGATATGGTCCGCTCCTTGAGGGGCATTGAGAGCCCTTCCACTACATAGCCTCGTCAACGAAGATGCTTGTTCAAAAAATCTTTGAATTGATCAACTAAACAAATACCGACGGACagcgcaaaaagaaaaaaaaagaaacgaagAAAGAGACGAGGTACTAAGTAGCTGGATATCTGGTGTGGTCTGGGTCATTACGAGTcgtgaaaaagaaataaacaaggaaaagaaaaagaaaaaagaagataTTTGGATGGATAGTCCACCCTAGGTCATGAatgataaaaaaaagaagagcggggatgatgatgacagCGATATAGGACAGGTAGATAGAAGAGGACAGAGTACTTTTGGAACTTGGGGACCGGTTTACGTATAGTAATGTGGAAGAGTTTTATGCAAAGGAATgggacaaagaaaaaaatggatAAAGATGGGGAACTGAATGGCTTCCGAGATTTTCCTCAAATGAGATGCGAACAATAAAACAGAAAGAGAGTGCGTGAGGAAGACAATGATGAAGTGGAGTGGAATGCTAAGCGGCAGCGCGCCATCATAGAGGAAAATAGAAAACATGAGAGGGAGAAAAAACTATACGTCGTAaatgcgaaaaaaaaaagtttaatTCGATGACATGGTTTGGAATGGATCCATGGAATAGGAAAAGGGTATCGAGAGGTTAATGGATGGAGCCCATGGACTAGTTCTACTTGGTGACAGCAAGCGCGAGCGCTTTTTCCTTGAGCACGGGCGTATAGCTGTTCATCAGGTGCGCAAGCGCACGAAGATCTTCTTGATCCAAGAGCGCAATGGTAATCTTCGGTGCACCCTTCACTCCTAAAGATTTGATAACTTTGAACCTAAAATTAAAATAACGTCGttcaacaccaaaaaaaGATCCCATGATTATAAAAAGACAACTCACAATTTCTCTCCCAAAGCCTGTTTCTGAACTTGAATCTGCTTATCCAACAGACCATCAATAAACTCATCAGTAGCCTGCACAATAAGAGGATCCGCCTTGGGCAAAGGCAGGCCAGTTGCAGACGAAGAATTCGCAAGCCTGACAATTTCAGCAGCTGGCAATTTCGCCAGCGACGCGATCGTATGGGCAGATGCAGAAGCGTTGCTCGCAGGCGTAACAGGTGTAGGCGAAGCCGTCACTGATGGTCCTCGCGAAGACAGGTCAGGCGTCCTAGGCGACGCCTCCGCCGGTGGTGCGATCTTCTTCGCCTGAGGCGTCACGGGCACCGGTGCAGGTGCCGACTTAGTCGACTGCGCATCGGTCGCTGCAGGTGGTGATACATCCTCTTCGTCTGCGCTGTCCAACACCATCTTCGCATCCACCAGCTTGAGCCGAAGAACCTCAGCATTGAAAAGGCACATCGCTCGCTCGCGTTTGGGAAGGCTCATGATTAGCTCTGTAAGCTCCGTTTGCCGCGAGGACTCGAGCTTGGAAATGGCGGCATATATTCTATCACGCTCTGACATAGGCGGGACTGAACCAGCAGGCGAGGATGTACGCGGCGGTGTCAATAGTGAAGGACTAACGGATACCGGTGTCGAAGGATGCTCCGGTGCACTGGCAGTTGCGGGGTTGACATCAAGGCCCCGCGAATCTTGGGAAGCACGGTCAGATCCAGCAGGAGTAGCCACAGGCTCCGGTGCATCAACCTTGGGATGCTTGCTTTTGTAGCTATCCACCTGGTCTGCCAGCTTGGCCGGATCGTCGAGGTACTGCAGGACATTGCTGAGCGAAAGGTTTACAATCGACTCCACGATCGAATCAACAGCGCTATCCTCGACTGCTTCCATGGCCTTCAGACGGCGGCTCAGTTCTCCAGTGAGGACTTCCTTTCGTACCACGGGGGATAGAGTAGATAGGGAATTATAGGTCATGGGAACGTTGAGTGTACCATTGAGGGCAGCCTGAAAAGGAATGAGCCAAAATGAATGGAATACAGAATTGAATCACGCACTGTGTAGTAGCTAGCAGACCCCCTCCGTCCCCGCTCAGGTCGTTCGAAATGTGTAGCGGGCTTAGGGGATAGAGCAGGAGACCCAACAAGACTTGTCGAATAAGTCCGTGGGCTATTCCATCCGCTATAATCACCAGCTTCTGATGCTGTCGGACTCGTAGCG is a window from the Psilocybe cubensis strain MGC-MH-2018 chromosome 8, whole genome shotgun sequence genome containing:
- a CDS encoding Actin-interacting protein 1; translation: MSYKKLGLYPPNPVTVRGASTKLSSGKDKVVYTSGRTVLIAFNLQSFAPRFSQLKEIARQNPGITTSYSGHIQNATVARLSPSGYYCASADITGKVNVWDTVGEDQVLKGEYKVISGRVNDLSWDGESKRIIAVGDGKEKFGYAFMMDTGSSTGEIIGHSKPINAVSIRHQRPFRAATAGDDNVIVFHSGAPYKYEKTIKTHTKFVQDVQYAPSGDHFASVGSDAKIFLYDGKTGDTVAEFTDSPHKGTIMACSWSPDSKNFFTSSADCTVKLWDAQAQKAVTTWTVGSGVSHQQMGNTWSGTSDLVSLSMSGDLNVFDPRTGDKPVRVLSAPQKSITAIAPSSSGTFLTGSADGRVYSNSSSTQETRVLEGESHSNHVSGLATSSTDGTTYSIGFDDLVREISPSGTSFVPASAPTGAQPKSIAVAGDASVFVAEIGKVEAFRSNQKVFEQKTSFEPSAVGASGTLVAIGGEDRKVRLNEWDGKTLKEVAVLEGNQGAVSALAFSPDGKYLASGDSSGKLILFDPKERKLVTSRWAHHTARINSLSWTADSAHCASGSLDTHVYVWSVAKLMKNIPIKNAGPGGVNGVLWVDGGVGKGGKLVSAGFDGCVRGWDVTFHA
- a CDS encoding Polyadenylate-binding protein, cytoplasmic and nuclear, with product MDPNYNQQYQESGPRPHPYLHEPLLYITNIPPYITDENLAMAFVNCGPFRPKIQRDGSQNLLSGTIEFKFLDKAEKALTILQSRNIPETMPPVPLVLSPYPPTNPPTPLPPPSALPRLVKQLPPDYTDSQLYDIFRPFGALASAQTHTQFGPDVAMIEFWNEEDAIHAEEAMHCAEIEGQNISVQLYQPLRRSLNSPPEFNVAAPTFIPSGLSYSPYPTQYSPHSPPRANPYSPVRSPIQAPVPFLHGPGQQVQLAPSNGPGSASHSGLIDPCNLFCKNLSPEIDSNSLFAHFSRFGQIVSARVMRNENGDSRGFGFVSYHQPEHAAEAMRVMNGTQLGTKQIVVRLHEPKQLRQEKLAHRFSNNGHPRRSSSGATSPTASEAGDYSGWNSPRTYSTSLVGSPALSPKPATHFERPERGRRGSASYYTAALNGTLNVPMTYNSLSTLSPVVRKEVLTGELSRRLKAMEAVEDSAVDSIVESIVNLSLSNVLQYLDDPAKLADQVDSYKSKHPKVDAPEPVATPAGSDRASQDSRGLDVNPATASAPEHPSTPVSVSPSLLTPPRTSSPAGSVPPMSERDRIYAAISKLESSRQTELTELIMSLPKRERAMCLFNAEVLRLKLVDAKMVLDSADEEDVSPPAATDAQSTKSAPAPVPVTPQAKKIAPPAEASPRTPDLSSRGPSVTASPTPVTPASNASASAHTIASLAKLPAAEIVRLANSSSATGLPLPKADPLIVQATDEFIDGLLDKQIQVQKQALGEKLFKVIKSLGVKGAPKITIALLDQEDLRALAHLMNSYTPVLKEKALALAVTK
- a CDS encoding THO complex subunit 4 — protein: MASRSAQRKPYSRPAARADGQWLHDKAPTGPAKGRVAINRVAPPPTGPAAAAAAGINNKLLVSNLHYEITPKDLTSVFGQIGTLIREPLLRYDRSGRSSGTAIISFETALEATRAKKQFDGYLAKGQPMSIAFDTTPPPRAPRASRRAVSAPTTKSLLNRIEKPPLAERLAPADDSAIKTPSAPRAFTGAVRTKAGRGSASRGPASTATGRAPKGPKKPKTAEELDKELDAFMGDADPADTNTAATSTIEPTKDVDMV